From Camelina sativa cultivar DH55 chromosome 20, Cs, whole genome shotgun sequence, the proteins below share one genomic window:
- the LOC104768829 gene encoding uncharacterized protein LOC104768829: protein MVRSKAPAKKQQKKGIDFKKIKRKLGRKLPPPKNATNTEVKSKAIILPEQSVAAEKSGFATSKKGLTLMELLNQTPHHNAKVRKEALHGLKDIFKNHPAELQSLKYLIVQTLAGRVSDTDNLVRDTFYQLFETEIFPACKEDNQGPMVSLLMPSIFIAMVNSAIDVRLMAFKFFHLVVEYYPSTFSLYAEKILENYKDIIQKNHFYVQDKSKLKVALSGLAHCLSLLPCDESDIESQKKGPLRNEPLLAYEQDAAKECAYFAHVSERLKEIVGILINCFQDFIPLIHAPRGFDAPSFNCINHILCSIDYAIKFSIRRHTQSHTTRLPASEEFTLMILDQDIASLLSRKLLGSFPLNPENNLSGKVDERYFILNSGLAKIFLTVSEWSHLPTDVSNRFLEFIENTLLGKISRSIELSKAIHNKTLLALLPFFSKLISRVDSDWRYSLLQAFTTTFSDCKPESTLKLACISIIRDVVIPNGDIHYPNASDPTINNYKSAWVNKLPSLLNQLGDKHPESTQVVLQLLLDLRRVGCLNLCPTCEEDIINFFIPCHGEGDGHGGSFASLPRETQELALCFLYFFTIDKFSSHMLKAIVSCCLNPQLEPAVLYRIVEILHTAYRAGHIQITDHFSFLITLIARFKVVPEKLQLVMECNERETYCGTYEALTNLVCACLSEMGDSSLVLQILEKVLLEQIIVKPALDNGCAILRMICALDSKPTRLSESSVTILSEFLPGYLIDIVNCIPEDKENSYLYIKTCLYYLVPCYFLFDRSSKLTEHVLKRMQSIVSENTKALESFQDRENGRNSLNLIQCIVSVILLMHNDVKVRKIILPSKSEIDLILQNVITLQSSESTSLTVEGKHMMKIAGERLRIASKSLLA from the exons CAATTATACTTCCTGAGCAAAGTGTGGCAGCTGAGAAGAGTGGCTTTGCTACAAGTAAGAAAGGCTTGACCTTGATGGAACTTTTGAACCAAACTCCACATCACAATGCCAAAGTTCGCAAAG AAGCATTACATGGTCTTAAAGACATTTTCAAGAATCATCCAGCAGAGCTGCAGTCACTTAAATATCTTATAGTACAGACACTTGCGGGACGCGTTAGTGATACTGATAATCTAGTGAGAGATACTTTTTATCAATTATTTGAGACTGAGATCTTTCCTGCTTGTAAAGAG GATAACCAGGGCCCTATGGTGTCACTTTTAATGCCAAGCATATTTATCGCTATGGTTAATTCAGCGATTGATGTTCGTTTGATGGCTTTCAAATTTTTCCACCTTGTTGTGGAGTATTACCCGTCTACCTTTTCCTTGTATGCTGAAAAG ATTCTCGAAAACTACAAGGATATCATTCAGAAGAACCATTTTTATGTGCAAGATAAAAGCAAGCTAAAGGTAGCTCTTTCTGGGTTGGCACATTGCCTGTCGCTTTTGCCATGTGATGAGAGTGACATCGAATCACAAAAAAAG GGACCTTTACGGAATGAACCGCTACTCGCCTATGAGCAGGATGCTGCAAAAGAATGTGCTT ATTTTGCCCATGTCTCCGAGAGATTGAAGGAGATTGTTGGAATCTTAATCAATTGTTTCCAAGATTTCATTCCATTGATTCATGCTCCGCGAGGATTCGATGCACCATCATTTAATTGTATCAACCATATACTTTGCAGCATAGATTATGCAATCAAGTTTTCCATTCGTAGGCACACTCAAAGTCATACTACAAGGCTACCTGCATCTGAAGAATTCACTCTGATGATATTGGATCAAGACATTGCATCGTTGTTATCAAGAAAGTTACTTGGTTCTTTTCCCCTCAATCCAGAAAACAATCTTTCAGGAAAG GTTGATGAAAGGTACTTTATTCTCAACAGTGGACTGGCAAAAATCTTCTTGACAGTAAGTGAATGGAGCCACCTTCCTACTGATGTTTCCAATAGATTTCTGGAATTTATTGAAAATACACTACTAGGCAAG ATCTCCAGGAGCATTGAGCTTAGTAAAGCTATTCACAATAAGACTTTACTTGCACTCTTGCcctttttttcaaaacttataTCGAGGGTGGACAGTGATTGGAGATATAGTCTTCTGCAG GCATTTACTACTACCTTCAGCGATTGCAAACCAGAGTCAACACTTAAATTAGCCTGCATTTCAATTATCAGAGACGTGGTTATCCCT AATGGAGATATCCATTATCCCAATGCAAGTGATCCAACGATAAATAACTACAAGAGTGCTTGGGTCAACAAACTTCCATCACTGCTTAATCAGTTGGGTGATAAGCATCCAGAATCTACCCAG GTTGTTTTGCAACTTTTGCTCGACCTTAGGCGCGTTGGGTGTCTGAATCTTTGCCCCACATGTGAAGAAGATATCATAAACTTCTTCATCCCTTGTCACGGAGAAG GTGATGGACATGGTGGATCTTTTGCAAGTCTCCCTAGGGAAACCCAAGAACTGGCTCTTTGTTTCCTTTACTTCTTCACCATAGACAAATTCAGCTCCCACATGCTGAAAGCAATAGTTTCATGCTGTCTAA ATCCACAACTTGAACCAGCTGTGTTGTATCGGATAGTGGAAATTCTTCACACTGCCTATAGAGCTGGACATATTCAGATTACAGATCATTTTAGCTTCCTAATCACATTAATTGCACGTTTCAAAGTTGTCCCAG AGAAATTGCAGTTAGTGATGGAGTGCAATGAGCGGGAGACATATTGTGGCACGTATGAAGCGCTTACAAACCTTGTGTGCGCATGTTTGTCAGAAATGGGTGATAGTTCTCTTGTTCTCCAGATTCTAGAGAAAGTTTTACTCGAACAAATA ATTGTGAAGCCTGCGTTGGACAATGGGTGTGCCATACTCAGGATGATCTGCGCGTTGGACTCCAAACCAACCAGACTCTCTGAAAGCAGTGTAACCATTCTAAGTGAATTCTTACCGGGATACTTGATCGACATAGTCAAT TGTATACCAGAAGATAAGGAGAACTCTTACCTTTACATAAAAACATGTCTCTACTACTTAGTGCCTTGTTATTTCTTGTTCGACCGAAGCTCCAAACTCACAGAACATGTTCTGAAGAGAATGCAATCGATTGTTAGTGAAAACACTAAAGCGCTCGAATCGTTCCAAGACAGGGAGAACGGTCGAAACTCATTGAATTTGATACAATGCATAGTATCTGTGATCCTGCTGATGCACAACGATGTCAAAGTTAGGAAGATCATATTGCCATCCAAGTCAGAGATCGATTTGATTCTGCAAAACGTTATCACTTTACAG TCCTCAGAGAGCACAAGCTTGACAGTAGAAGGAAAGCATATGATGAAAATTGCGGGAGAGCGACTTAGGATTGCATCCAAAAGCTTACTCGCATAA
- the LOC104768830 gene encoding ribosome biogenesis protein NSA2 homolog produces MPQGDYIEQHRKRHGRRFDHYERLRKKEARASHKHSTMAQKSLGIKGKMIAKKNYSEKALMKKTLKMHEESSSRRKADENVREGAVPAYLLDREETTRAKVLSNTIKQKRKEKAGKWEVPLPKVRPVAEDEMFRVIRSGKRKTKQWKRMVTKATFVGPAFTRKPPKYERFIRPSGLRFTKAHVTHPELKCTFCLEIIGVKKNPNGPMYTSLGVMTRGTIVEVNVSELGLVTPAGKVVWGKYAQVTNNPENDGCINAVLLV; encoded by the exons ATG CCTCAGGGAGATTACATAGAGCAACACCGTAAGAGGCATGGACGTCGCTTCGATCACTATGAGCGCTTGCGCAAGAAGGAGGCGCGTGCATCTCACAAGCACTCCACCATGGCTCAGAAG TCTCTAGGTATCAAGGGTAAGATGATTGCCAAGAAGAATTATTCTGAGAAAGCTCTCATGAAGAAAAC ATTGAAAATGCATGAGGAGTCATCATCAAGGCGTAAGGCTGATGAGAATGTTCGGGAAGGAGCTGTTCCTGCTTATCTTCTTGATCGTGAAGAGACCACTCGGGCcaag GTTCTTAGCAACACCATTAAAcaaaagaggaaagagaaagcTGGCAAATGGGAGGTCCCTCTTCCAAAG GTCCGTCCTGTCGCTGAAGATGAAATGTTCAGAGTGATCCGATCTGGGAAACGAAAAA CAAAACAATGGAAGCGGATGGTTACAAAAGCTACATTTGTTGGACCTGCTTTCACAAGGAAGCCTCCAAAGTACGAACGTTTCATCCGTCCATCTGGTCTGCGTTTCACCAAGGCCCACGTCACCCATCCTGAACTAAAATGCACTTTCTGTCTTGAGATCATTGGAGTTAAGAAGAATCCCAACGGTCCCATGTATACATCACTTGGTGTCATGACTAGGGGAACAATTGTTGAG GTCAATGTGAGTGAGCTTGGTCTTGTTACACCAGCTGGAAAGGTTGTTTGGG GGAAATACGCTCAAGTGACGAACAACCCCGAGAATGACGGATGTATAAATGCTGTCTTACTTGTGTAA
- the LOC104768831 gene encoding uncharacterized protein LOC104768831, whose product MGLLSNRINRSSLKPGDHIYSWRTAYIYAHHGVYVGDDRVIHFTRRGQEVATGTVLDLILVSSGPSRNHTHCPTCVPPNEGHGVVSSCLNCFLAGGVLYRFEYSVNAAHFLAKARGGTCTLAVSDPNDIVVHRAKHLLQNGFGCYDVFKNNCEDFAIYCKTGLLVLEGRTMGQSGQAVSIIGGPIAAVLSTPMRLVTTNVYGMAATAIGVYCASRYATDIGMRADVTKVEAEDLTRRLSSGLFQILDPPLAAIALPSTS is encoded by the exons ATGGGTCTTCTCTCCAACAG GATCAACAGATCGAGTTTGAAACCTGGGGATCATATCTACTCCTGGAGAACTGCTTACATCTATGCCCATCACG GCGTTTATGTTGGAGATGATAGAGTCATCCATTTCACTAGACGAGGCCAAGAAGTTGCAACCGGGACTGTTCTTGATCTCATACTAGTCAGCTCAGGTCCATCCCGAAACCACACCCACTGTCCAACCTGCGTTCCACCAAACGAAGGTCACGGCGTTGTTTCCTCATGCCTAAACTGTTTCTTAGCCGGTGGTGTTTTGTATCGGTTTGAGTACTCTGTTAATGCTGCTCACTTCCTCGCCAAAGCCAGAGGAGGAACATGTACACTCGCTGTCTCTGACCCTAATGACATAGTTGTCCACCGCGCCAAACACCTCCTTCAAAACGGGTTTGGATGCTACGATGTTTTCAAGAACAACTGTGAGGATTTCGCTATATATTGCAAAACCGGGTTGCTGGTTCTTGAAGGAAGGACAATGGGACAGAGCGGCCAGGCTGTCTCGATTATAGGTGGACCTATTGCTGCGGTTTTGTCAACGCCGATGCGGCTTGTGACAACTAACGTGTATGGGATGGCGGCTACAGCGATTGGTGTGTATTGTGCTAGTAGATACGCTACTGATATCGGAATGAGAGCTGACGTTACCAAAGTTGAAGCAGAGGACCTCACAAGAAGGCTGTCTTCAGGACTTTTTCAAATACttgatcctccattggcagccATAGCTTTACCAAGCACAAGCTGA
- the LOC104768832 gene encoding uncharacterized protein LOC104768832: MDQSTSISRKQPSTLRRSISTPSLCCGGSTTAECCGGTTASFAALCLCAPCSVVNLVVLAFYKVPRGICRRAIRRMRRRPSAKKEVLESGGDCDQKKLCKVGSSHFAVHPLESKDDEDDGLVDEKEDEAVIALEKEMWNRFHSGGFWRSLSRAETASPH, encoded by the coding sequence ATGGATCAGTCGACTTCGATTAGCCGGAAACAACCGAGTACTCTCCGTCGAAGTATCTCAACGCCGTCGTTATGTTGCGGAGGATCTACAACGGCTGAGTGTTGCGGTGGTACGACAGCGAGTTTCGCGGCTTTATGTCTTTGCGCTCCTTGCAGCGTCGTGAACCTCGTCGTCCTCGCTTTTTACAAGGTTCCTCGAGGGATCTGCCGCCGCGCAATCCGCCGAATGCGACGGCGACCGTCAGCGAAAAAGGAGGTTTTAGAGAGTGGAGGAGATTGCGATCAGAAGAAGCTGTGTAAAGTAGGGAGTTCGCATTTCGCTGTTCATCCATTAGAGAGCAAAGACGACGAGGACGACGGTTTAgttgatgaaaaagaagatgaggCTGTGATTGCATTGGAGAAGGAGATGTGGAACAGATTTCACAGTGGTGGTTTCTGGCGAAGCCTTTCACGAGCTGAAACGGCGTCGCCTCATTAA
- the LOC104768833 gene encoding uncharacterized protein LOC104768833: protein MINRGGKGQATHNAGSTSFYTRGKQLTKRDGVAPDHLTLMENTHTNKKTKQIQDPLAKEVIENSRKRMEEFSLSQPSVDGNGLPTPVPVDSFDYLNLHSFDTFCL from the exons ATGAT CAATCGAGGTGGCAAAGGGCAAGCAACGCACAACGCCGGGTCAACAAGCTTCTATACCCGTGGAAAACAACTT acTAAAAGAGATGGTGTGGCTCCTGATCACTTAACGTTGATGGAAAACACCCACACCAACAAGAAGACCAAACAAATTCAAGACCCCTTAGCTAAAGAAGTGATTGAAAATTCTCGTAAGAGGATGGAGGAGTTTAGCTTATCTCAACCTTCAGTCGATGGAAATGGCTTACCAACACCAGTCCCCGTCGATTCTTTTGATTATCTCAACCTTCATTCTTTTGATACATTTTGCTTATGA